The following nucleotide sequence is from bacterium.
TATGCGCCGAGCAGAAGCGGCGCCTCGTCACGTTGAGAATATCGCGAATTGCCGCGCCGGTTCGCGAGGTAACAATGCCGATTGTCTTAGGCATCTTTGGGACCGGCCTCTTGCGCTCCGGCGCGAACAGGCCCTCGGCATTGAGCTTTGCCTTGAGCTGCTCGAATGCTAGTTGAAGAGCACCGACGCCTTTTGGCTCCAAGTAATCGAGGATGATCTGGTATGTGCTGGAAGGTGGATAGCAGCTCACAGCCCCCCTCGCAATGACGGCGAGGCCATTCTCCGGTTTGAACCGCAAGAAAATGGCCTTATTACGAAACATGACAGCGCTGATCTGCGCCTTGTCGTCCTTCAGCCGCATGTAGAAATGCCCCACGCTTGAGCGCTTCAAATCTGTTATCTCGCCCTCGACCCAAATGTCGAAGAATCGCTTTTGCAGCAAGCCCCTGATCTCCAGAACGAGCTCGGAGACCCTGTAAACCTTGCGGGCTTGCTGGCCATCGTTGAAGTTGAGTTCCAAGTCTTTCATTGAAGCCCCCAGTTCGAGCATTCTTTGTGTGTTGACAACAATGAGAGTATCAGGTGCGGTCCCTATGCGTCAATTGCAGGAATCTGAGGGTTTCTATGAAACAAGAACGCGAGAATAGGGGAGAGGCAGACCCCAATTACACTCTGATTCGGACATCAAGAGGCCGACTAGGTTATGAGGATAGGTCACTGAAGGATGATCCGCGAGGATCACGAAGCCACGGCAAGATTGCCGCTCCGTTCTCCTCGCGCATCTTCATCTCGTTCCTGGGTCAGTGCTCCATCTCTGCTGCTTGGTTCTCATGGGCCATGAATTGCCACAGCGCCTCGGTCGCAACGTCAATGAGCTCGGGATCATCGCTATTATTGATGACCTGCTCAAGCTGAACGCGGCATCTCTCCTTCAGCCGTGCGATCTCCTTAGCCAGCGGCTCCATTAGCTTCTGCGCGATCGGGTCGCCCATCTCAGCATGCCGCTGAATCGTGGCCAGGCCTTGTTCCATCTTCGCAAGATTGAGCTCAAGCTGCGCCAGGATTCTGTTTTTCATCGAAAACACTCCTAAATGTCCATTCTCGATAAACACCAAAACTCTGGAACGTAAACCTGTTTAAACATTATGCTCCAAAAAACCTCTGAACCTTAGGCCGGTAATAACCACTCTAGAATCTCATCTGTTCCTATCATTACAAAATTGGCCAAAGTAGTCAAGTCCGCCAGGCCGACGGGGTTTGACCTCAGATTGTTGGTGATTTTCATGCGGACTTCTTGCATTGCTCCCAGAGTTGGTCGAATCGGTAGAACTCCCTCCCAACCTCCCACATGTGCTCGCAAGCGTGATACTAATCAATTATCTCTATCGCGACTGGAAAGTGAAAAATCGCTCTGATTCCATATCCATTTGGCGCCATCACCCAACATCCAGTCATTCTCTCGACAAAAACCACCACCGGGTGCATCTCACCACCACGTAACAACCCATCCTTGCGGAACTGCTGCGAAGCTGGTCGCGGACTTGACATGAGCAGTGTGGCAGCCCTATATTCTGTGTGAGATTGGATGTGATCTGTTCATGAAGGAGTTCCGCTATTGTATGCAGTAATTGAGACAGGTGGAAAACAGTACATTGTTCGAGAGAACGATGTTGTGAATGTTGAGAAGCTCGGAGTCGAGCCCAACGAAGAGGTTGCTTTTGACGCCGTGCTGATGATTAGCGATGAGAACGGCGAGGTCAAGATCGGCACCCCAACGCTCGAAGGCGCCAAGGTTCTGGGCGAGGCGCTCGGGGAGACAAAGGGCAAGAAGGTCCTGATAGGCAAGATCAAGCGGCGCAAGAACTATCGGCGTAAGATTGGCCATCGTCAGACCTTCTCAAGTGTTAAGATAAGATCGATCGAGGCTTAGTTTTGGAGATTCCTTATGGCACATAAGAAGGGCGTAGGCAGTTCACGAAACGGTCGAGATAGCTGCTCTCAGCGGCTTGGCGTGAAGAAGTTCGCTGGCGAGAGGGTCCTGTCGGGCAACATCATCGTCAAACAGCGCGGGACGCACATTCTTCCCGGTAGAAACGTCAAGCGGGGTAAAGACGACACGATCTTCGCGACATCGGCCGGTATTGTGAGTTTCAGGACGGGCAAGGGCGACCGCAAGACCGTCAGTGTAATAAGCGAGGTTTGAGCACGGACAGCTGCACAAGTCGCGTCGTGAATCCCCCTGATTGGGGCCACTTACTTTCCCGCCCCGCCATGAGACGCTGAAGGGGTCTATGTTTATAGATTCCGCCACAATTCGGGTCAAGGCCGGAGACGGGGGGGCCGGTTGCGTCTCGTTTCGGCGAGAGAAGTTCGTGCCTCGCGGGGGCCCGGATGGCGGAGACGGCGGAGACGGCGGGGATGTCATCGCAGTGGCGCGCGAAGGTCTTAAGACCCTGTTTGACTGCCAGGAGCGGCATTACTACAAGGCTAAGCGGGGCGGCCACGGAAGCGGAAATAATCGGCACGGTAGAAACGCACCAGACCTCATAATCGCTGTTCCGCCCGGCACGGTTGTGTCCGATGCACCGACGCGCGAGCAGCTTGCGGACCTGTCACGGCCAGGGGCCGAGTTCCTTGCTGCAAGGGGTGGCAAAGGCGGTAGGGGCAACACTGCCTTCAAATCATCGACAAACAGGGCGCCTCGGATGGTAGAGCCCGGTAAGCCCGGTGAATCAGGCATCCTGAGGCTGACGCTCAAGATACTTGCGGATATCGCCCTCGTGGGGCTCCCAAACGCTGGCAAATCGAGCCTCATAGCAGCTGTCTCGGCGGCACGGCCGAAGATCGCGGACTATCCGTTCACAACGACAGAGCCGAACCTGGCCGCTATCAACATCGGGAACGTCTTTTCGTTCACGATAGCGGACATCCCAGGCCTTATCGAGGGAGCACATTCTGGCCGCGGGCTTGGCATAAGATTCTTGCAGCACATTCAGCGGGCTAAGGTGCTCGTGCTCGTCGTGGACGTCTCAAAGAGCGCCTCGGTTCCAGCAGTTAAGGCCTGCGAGGTCCTTAAATCCGAGATGGCCTATTACGACCCCTCCCTGCCTGATAAGATCGGCTTTCTGGCCGCCAATAAGACCGACCTCGACTGTTCAGAGGCGGCACTAACCGAGCTGAGAAGATTCTGTGCGGAGCGAAGCGTTGAGATGTTCGAGGTCTCGGCTCTGACGGGAGGCGGCCTTGGGGCCTTAGTGGATGCGCTCTCGTCGAGAATGTCGTTGAGGGAAGCTGTTGTCGGTCGCTGAACTGTATCAATCTGCGAACGTTGGTATCCTCGGTGGAACGTTCGATCCGGTGCATCATGGCCACCTGATAGCGGCAGAATGCGTGCGTGAGTGTCTTTCACTCGACACGGTTCTACTTGTTCCCTGCGACTCGCCGCCTCACAAACCCAAGGGGGCAGTTGCGTCGCCAGCAGAGCGACTTGAGATGTTGGGGCTCGCCACGCGGTTTGCTCCCCAGCTCAAGGTCTCAGACGTTGAGCTCTCACGCGGCGGCACGTCCTACACAATTGCCACATTGAGACACTTTAAGTCTCAATTGCCCCAAACTAGGTTGTTTCTCATTTTGGGTAGTGATGCTTTTAGCGAGATAGAGACATGGAAGGATTACGAGCAGATGTTCTTGGAAACGAGTTTCGCCATCATGCTGCGCGGTGGTCATGCTCTACACGAGGTCATTTCCAGGGCGAACCGGCGGCTGGCGGGCTTCTTATCGCATGCCCCTCATGTTGATAGCCCTGTCGCTGGAGAGTTGGCTTTGAAGAGTGGCTCAAAAATCGTTGTGGTGCACGTGCCACAGGTGGAGTTGTCCGGGTCGATGATACGAAGGAACATAGAAAAGGGACGGTCGATTCGATACATGGTGCCCGAGGCGGTGCTGGAATACATCAACAATAGAGGTTTGTATCGGGGTGATTGAAGAGGAAGCTAAAGACCAAAACGGTGAAGTGAAATCCGAGGACGTTGCTGCGGCCGGTAGCGATTCGGATTCTTCGGCAGATGACGAAACGCAGAGGCTCTTGCTCCTTATCCGTGAGTGCATCGAAGAGCGAAAGGGCCGTGATCTCGTTGTTCTAGACCTGACTGAATTGACCCCAATCACAGATTACTTCGTTGTGTGTTCTGGGACGTCGTCTATGCACACACGCGCTATCTCAGAACACATCGAGATGTCCTGTAAGAAGGCGGGCTTTAGATATTTTGGGATTGAGGGTCAGCAGAACGGCAAGTGGGTTCTGATAGATTACGGCGACATTGTGGTCCACATATTTGTTGACGAGACTAGGTGGTTTTACAATCTAGAGCGGCTATGGGGTGACGCGCGGCGAGTCGAGCTTGAGAGCGAGTAGATGAGCGCTCGGTCTCTTTCTCAGCTCGCGGCATTGCTGAGAGTACGGGAGGGTGAGAGCTCTGTGTGCAAATAACGCTGTCGCAAACCAAAATCTCTGTGCGACATCAGGTGCTTACAAGAGGACCGAGGCCGCCGAGGCAACATTTGCGAGGAAATGCGGTCTAATGCCTGCACAGCAGAAGATACGGTTTTGTAGAGGTGGCGCTTGCACCCGTTTCAGTAAACATCCGGAGGCGACATGAAGAGCAGAGTTCAAATAGGCTCAAACGTTATCGGGCCAGGCAACCCAGTATTTCTGATCGCGGAGGTCGGCTCCAACCACAACCAGGACCTCGGCAAGGCCACAAAACTCATCGAGATAGCGGCTCAGGCAAACGCAGACGCCGTCAAGTTCCAGACATTCACAGCCGAAAAGCTCGTGGCGAGAAGCGAATCGCTTCCGGACGGGACCAACCTCTGCGAGCTCTTCAGCAAATACGAACTTCCTCACGAGTGGCATCGCGAGCTTATCGATTGCGCTCATTCGCTCGGCATCGAGTTCCTCTCGTCGCCGTTTGACTTTGAGGCGGTCGATCTTCTCGATAGTTTGGGCGTGGCGGCCTTCAAGGTCGCGTCGGGCGACCTTGATAACCTGCCGCTTTTGGCCCATATCGCGTCAAAGGGGAGGCCGATTATCCTCTCTACGGGCATGGGCACACTCAGCGAGGTCGGGACGGCGCTTGCGACGATCGCCAAGCAGGGCTGCGATGAGGTCGTCCTGATGCACTGCGTCTCGAGCTACCCTTCGCCACCAGACGCCATGAACCTGAAGGCCATCGACACCCTTCGGCAGGCCTTCAAAACCCCGGTTGGGCTATCCGACCACACGCTAGGCTCCCAGATACCCATAGCCGCAACAGCCCTCGGTATTGACCTTCTGGAGAAGCACTTCACTGATAACAGGGAACAAGAGGGGCTCGACCACTCATATTCGCTAGAGCCTGACGAGCTCAGTGAAATGGTCCGGGCGGTCAGAACCGTAGAGAAGGCGCTTGGCTCCGGCGAGAAGACATGCCAACCAGCCGAGAGCGAGACTAGGTATTATGCGCGAAGGAGCCTTTTCGCAAAAAGAAATATCCCGAAAGAGAAGAAGATCGAGCGCGAAGACATCAAGATCGTCAGGCCTCAGCGAGGCATCGAGCCATCATATTTCAACTTTGTGCTCGGCAAGCGTGCCCAAAGAACCATTGAGGCGGATGAGCCAATCACTTGGGACGTTATATGAGACTGTAGGTTGGTCCGCAGTGCGAGACGAGCCCGGCACCTGCGACCCACCGACCCAATGCGCCCTGGGACTCCATCTTGCCCGCGCGCTGGCCGCAGACAGACCGGGCGCCGACCCAATGCGCCCAGAACGCCTGCCGATCGGCCCGATTGCGCTCCGCGAAGGTTACTTCACCGTGAAATAAGGGTATGTGGCGCTTGAGTTGCCGGACTTATCGAATGCGACGACCTCGAGCGTCACGTTGCCCGTCAAGAGGCCCGCTGGCATGAACGTCTGGAATGTATAGACGCCGTCATTGGCGTGGTCATCGCCTTCAAGGCCGTCGTCGTGAAGAAGCACCCCTGTTGGCACGCCGCCCTCGAGAAACAGCTCCACACGCTCGATGTCTGAAAGGCCGTCAGGATCATCAACATAGACCAGGGCGCGAACGAGGTTGCCGGCCAGCACCTTATCTCGGCCAAAGAAACCCCCGCCGAGTATGACTGGGGCGCCATTTGCGGTTGTTTCGGCCTGTCTGACCGTAGCGGGCGCTGTGAAGGTCTGCTCTGAGAAGCTGAGCGGCGCTGACAAGACGCTCAGATACGGCCAGGAGACGCTTTTGTTCCCGGCGATGTCGGTTGCGAGTATCTCCAGCCTATACACAGCTGGATCGAGGGTGCCAGGCATGAAGCGCTCGGAGAAGGTGAAAATCCCATCGCCGGCGCTCGCGTCGTCATATTCACCGTCGTCTTTCAGGAATTTTCCCAGCGGGATGCCGCCGTAGCACAGCTCAACATGGCGAACGTCATAGGGCCCATTCGGGTCGAGGACGAATGCCCGAACGCCGAGCTGGCAGCTTCCAGATGAATCGACCTCTGCGTTGAAGAACCCGGCGGCGTAAACGCTGGGCGCGAGCCTGTTATTGAACATGATCACGTAGGAAGCCCCGGCTGGCACGCCCACGAAGTTGGTGTAATCCTCTAGATGAAGCCAAGCGCCTTGGTTCTTTTGATAGACGTTCAAACTGATGGATACGAACTCCTTTACGATCAGAGTGTCCTCATTGGAGAAGATCAGGTAGTACACCTCGTCGTCGGGCAGGTCAACTGCGAACTCGTCGCCGGGCAAGTTGTGCCGCCAGTCATAGGCAGAAAACGGCTCTCCTTGGCTGTACTTGTGGTAATCCTCCGATTTCAGGATGAAAAAGTCGATATTGCCAGTGCCGGGGCAGTTGTTCCCGAAAGTGGACATTGGCAGATTGTATTGTGTCTCGTAATCGACGTTATAGGACACGATAACCTTGTAAGGAGATTGGGGAACAGGAGGAAAATCTAACGAATCGATCGGGGGCAGCTGAGGCATAACGTTCTCAACCACGAACTCATGCTCGTACTCCTCGTCCGCCACGGTGTTCGTGAGAAGCGGCTCCTGGGGCAGGTTGGTGTCACCCATACGGCTCTTGACCTTGAACCAGAAGTCTCGTTTGTTCCCGAGCTCCATGACGAGCTCGCCAGTGGAATCAGTATAGGCGGAAAGTGGGCTGACGAGCTTCTCCTCTGGTTTATTGAAATACCGGACATAGGGAATGACCTGGGCGCAGTCCACGGGGTTGCCCTTCAGGTCCTCGACGCGCACGTGGAAACGGCAGACCTTGCTGTACCTGCTGGTCGCGTTGATGGGATATGTATCGCCTCGGTCCTTCAGAATCGCCGACAGGTCCTTGCCGCCTCCCAAATCCTTGTCCGACAAAACGCCTTGATTTGCGATTGAGGCGCTCCCAACGTTCCAGCCCACCTGATAGCCATGCCAGCCTCGGTCCCAGAACTCACAGGACACATGGTCCCAGGTGTGGTTGTTGACACCGGCGGATGGGACAAGACATGTTCGGGCCGCGGCGTTGATCATGTCTTGTATCTCGCCACAGTTGCCATTGTGCTCGAAGCATATCTGATTTGGCTGAATGGGCCGATTACCTCTGGCCTGAAAGGAGAGCATCCGCGACGCCCAGTTGGTGATGACGTCAACCGCCATAGAGTCATCTTCAAATGGCCGGTAGCGGGGCAGACCTGTGTTTACATAGCTGTCGTCCCAGACGTGCGTCGCCTTCTTAATCACGTCACCCAGAACTGGATAGGGATTCATCTGGACATCATAGACCGATTCGGAAACGTAGCCTCGGCCAAAGAGTGCCAGACCATCCCAGCTCTCGTTGGCGTCGCATGCCCCGTGGACCTCCATCACGCCCCCGACCTTGCTCATCCACCACTTGAAGTTGTCCATGAACCCGACCGTTGCGACCGAGGCGTAGAAATCATAAGTCTGGTGCGAGGGGATCACGACTTTGGAGAAGTACCCCCATTTGTCCTGGTTGAACATCTCGTCCATTGAGACGAATTCATAGACAATGCTGTTTTGGTCGAGCGTCTCTGCTATTGGGTCCAGAATCGCCGAATCGTTCGCCCCATCAAGTATTGCTACCTGGTCTTGACCCGGCCCGCGAGGCGCAAGCAGCTCGCCGTTGTAGCCACTGGAGCGCATTAGCAGGTTCTCGAGCACATTCTTATTACCGGCCTTACTAGCTCGCTCCACCTCGAGAGTAGTGAAAATCACCCGGCCGTAGCTCCATGCCCACTCGATGAGCAGCGGCCTCTCAACGTCGGGGCCGCCAACAATCACGCCCTCGATTCCGCCCGAATCCAAGTAGCCCGGAGCGGCCGGGTCCCAGCCAGTCAGATCGGAAGCGCTGAGCAGGTTCGGCTCCCGAAGCATTAGGTTTAGGCTGTAGTCGTATTCGCTGGATGGGTTGTAGAACAGATACTCTCGCCAGAAATACCCATACGTGCTCATCTGCTCAGAGAGAATGGGGTTCATTGACGGGTTCTCGTCCCCAAGCTTAGGATGAACCACATACCAGTAATAGATGTCGGCTGGCAGCTCATACTGAACGGTTGCACCGCTCACGACCGTGTTGTAGATGATCGTTGAGTAGTAGTCGGGGTCAACGCCCGGCTCACCGTAATCTATGATGTCAGCGTAGGATATATCGGGATCGACGCGGTATAGCAGCTGAGCGTTCACAAGATAGACTTCAGGGTCGGTCGCGCTCAGAATGGACCTCGAAGAATGCGCGACCGTGAAGGCCACCTCATCGATAAGACGTGGGTCAGAGATCGACAGCAGAAGCTGCCCGTAGTCCTCCTGATCGTCCGGCGACATCCTCGTGAACATGTCATAGAGGTCCATCTTCACCCAGTTTGGCACGGTCTCGAGCGAGGCCTCCGCTGACGGGGAGATGATAATTTTGCAGGGAAGGTCTCGGATGTAATCGCCTTGAGAGTCAAGCTCAACTAAAACGCCCGACTCGCTTTCGGCGCCACGAGAAGTCTGATCAGCATTGTTCGGCACGACAGTTGATTCCGGAAGCGCCTTAACCAGAGACTGATAGGTCTGAAGTGCCAGGCAATTGCCCCGTAGGCCGACCGACAAGACGACTAGCGCCGCAAACAGCACAACTTTACGCATGTCAACTCTCCCTTTCGCTGTAATCTGTGATTGAGGCAGATAGTCCCTATCTCGGCCACGCCAAATCAAACGCCCGAAGCCCCTATTTTCACCTAACATATCATAGCCCAGCGCCTCGCAAACTCAAGACGAGCTCCTAAGTTGCGGAAACACGGATTGATGCGGTGGGAACAACAGAGCAAGTCTCGATGTTTTGCACATTGAACGTGCTCATAGTGGTTTTCATTGAACGCAAGACTTGGGATGTGAACTCTTGACAACAGCCGGCTATGTTGTAGGTTCTCACACACCTTTTGGTTCTTACGGTCTTGCTTGGGATGCCAATTAACGGAGTGGTGTATTGTAATGATTGAGGTGAAGAGTGTAACCAAACGTTTCGGGCCGACGGTCGCGGTCAACAACCTTTCTTTTGAGGTCAAGACTGGCGAGGTCTTGGGATTCTTGGGGCCCAACGGCGCGGGCAAGACGACAATGATGCGCATAATCACGTGTTACATGCCCGCAACTGATGGGACCGTAACGGTGGCCGGTCACGACACGCTCACGGACTCGTTCGAGGTGCGGCGGCACATTGGCTACCTGCCAGAGAGTGCGCCTCTGTATCTTGACATGGATGTAACTGATTACCTGTCGTTCGTGGCGCAGGTTCGAGACATTGCGCCCAACGAACGGCATGAGAAGATCGGGCGGATAGCGGAGGTTTGTGGGCTGGAGGACGTGATGCGGAAGGACATCGGCACGCTCTCGAAAGGCTTCAAGCAGCGTGTTGGCCTTGCGCAGGCCATGATCCACAACCCGGATATTTTGATACTAGATGAGCCAACCACAGGCCTCGACCCAGCGCAGATCATCGAGATGCGGGAACTGATTAAGCGCATTGGCCGGGAGAAGACGGTTATTCTCTGTTCTCACATTTTGCCTGAGGTCTCTGCGACTTGCGACAGGATCCTTATCATTAATGAGGGTAAGAAGGTCGCATCGGGCACGCCGGATGAACTGGCCGCGGCGACCGACGGGGGCGTAACGATGCAGGCGAAGATATATGGCCCCGAGGCGCAGGTGAGGGAGAAGATCGAGGGGATGAAGCGTGTGATAGGCTGTCGGGTCCTAGAGAGTCCGCCCGACGGGCCGGTGACTTTCGTGCTCAAGGCGAAGCCGAACGGCGATTTGGGGCATGATGTATTCAAGATGGTGGTTGAGAATGGTTTCAGCCTTTCCGAGCTGAGAACTGAGCGAATAAGTCTTGAGGATGTGTTCCTGCAACTAACAACGAAGGAGAGGAGCGGCAAATGAGGAATATCACTGCGGTATTCCAGAAGGAGCTTCGGTCATATTTCAACTCTCCGATAGCGTATATTGTGATAGTTCTCTTCGTTGGCTTCTCCGGCTGGCTGTTCTTCAGGAGCTTCTTCATGGCGAACCAGGCTTCGATGAGGCTCTACTTCACGATGCTGCCGTGGTTGTTCATGATATTTGCCCCGCTAATAACTATGCGGTTGTGGGCAGAGGAGAAGAAGCTGAACACCCTGGAGCTTCTGATGACGATGCCGTTGAAGGATTGGGAGGCGGTTCTGGGCAAGTTCTTTGCGAGCCTGTTCCTGATGGTGGTGATGCTCCTGCTTTCGCTGCCGCTTGCCCTGTCCGTGTCGGCGTTGGGCAACATGGACTGGGGCCCGGTGGTCGGGGGGTATTTGGGCGCGTTTCTGATGGGAGCCGCGTACCTTTCGATTGGGCTTTTTGTCTCGTCCGTCACCCAGAACCAGATCGTGGCGGCGGTTACAGGTTTCTTTATTTGCTTCGGGATGTGGATCGTGGGCGAGAGCATTGTGGTGTTCATGGCGCCGGCCTCGCTTGCTGGCGTGCTGGAGTTCCTCGGCCTGGGGTCCCACTTCGAAAGCATTGGCCGCGGTGTAATCGATTCTCGCGACATCATCTATTACTTGACGGTCATTGG
It contains:
- a CDS encoding ABC transporter permease; its protein translation is MRNITAVFQKELRSYFNSPIAYIVIVLFVGFSGWLFFRSFFMANQASMRLYFTMLPWLFMIFAPLITMRLWAEEKKLNTLELLMTMPLKDWEAVLGKFFASLFLMVVMLLLSLPLALSVSALGNMDWGPVVGGYLGAFLMGAAYLSIGLFVSSVTQNQIVAAVTGFFICFGMWIVGESIVVFMAPASLAGVLEFLGLGSHFESIGRGVIDSRDIIYYLTVIGFFLFLNVKGVESRKWA
- a CDS encoding ATP-binding cassette domain-containing protein codes for the protein MIEVKSVTKRFGPTVAVNNLSFEVKTGEVLGFLGPNGAGKTTMMRIITCYMPATDGTVTVAGHDTLTDSFEVRRHIGYLPESAPLYLDMDVTDYLSFVAQVRDIAPNERHEKIGRIAEVCGLEDVMRKDIGTLSKGFKQRVGLAQAMIHNPDILILDEPTTGLDPAQIIEMRELIKRIGREKTVILCSHILPEVSATCDRILIINEGKKVASGTPDELAAATDGGVTMQAKIYGPEAQVREKIEGMKRVIGCRVLESPPDGPVTFVLKAKPNGDLGHDVFKMVVENGFSLSELRTERISLEDVFLQLTTKERSGK
- the rsfS gene encoding ribosome silencing factor translates to MIEEEAKDQNGEVKSEDVAAAGSDSDSSADDETQRLLLLIRECIEERKGRDLVVLDLTELTPITDYFVVCSGTSSMHTRAISEHIEMSCKKAGFRYFGIEGQQNGKWVLIDYGDIVVHIFVDETRWFYNLERLWGDARRVELESE
- a CDS encoding N-acetylneuraminate synthase family protein, producing the protein MKSRVQIGSNVIGPGNPVFLIAEVGSNHNQDLGKATKLIEIAAQANADAVKFQTFTAEKLVARSESLPDGTNLCELFSKYELPHEWHRELIDCAHSLGIEFLSSPFDFEAVDLLDSLGVAAFKVASGDLDNLPLLAHIASKGRPIILSTGMGTLSEVGTALATIAKQGCDEVVLMHCVSSYPSPPDAMNLKAIDTLRQAFKTPVGLSDHTLGSQIPIAATALGIDLLEKHFTDNREQEGLDHSYSLEPDELSEMVRAVRTVEKALGSGEKTCQPAESETRYYARRSLFAKRNIPKEKKIEREDIKIVRPQRGIEPSYFNFVLGKRAQRTIEADEPITWDVI
- the rpmA gene encoding 50S ribosomal protein L27; translation: MAHKKGVGSSRNGRDSCSQRLGVKKFAGERVLSGNIIVKQRGTHILPGRNVKRGKDDTIFATSAGIVSFRTGKGDRKTVSVISEV
- the obgE gene encoding GTPase ObgE, encoding MFIDSATIRVKAGDGGAGCVSFRREKFVPRGGPDGGDGGDGGDVIAVAREGLKTLFDCQERHYYKAKRGGHGSGNNRHGRNAPDLIIAVPPGTVVSDAPTREQLADLSRPGAEFLAARGGKGGRGNTAFKSSTNRAPRMVEPGKPGESGILRLTLKILADIALVGLPNAGKSSLIAAVSAARPKIADYPFTTTEPNLAAINIGNVFSFTIADIPGLIEGAHSGRGLGIRFLQHIQRAKVLVLVVDVSKSASVPAVKACEVLKSEMAYYDPSLPDKIGFLAANKTDLDCSEAALTELRRFCAERSVEMFEVSALTGGGLGALVDALSSRMSLREAVVGR
- the rplU gene encoding 50S ribosomal protein L21 → MYAVIETGGKQYIVRENDVVNVEKLGVEPNEEVAFDAVLMISDENGEVKIGTPTLEGAKVLGEALGETKGKKVLIGKIKRRKNYRRKIGHRQTFSSVKIRSIEA
- the nadD gene encoding nicotinate-nucleotide adenylyltransferase; translation: MSVAELYQSANVGILGGTFDPVHHGHLIAAECVRECLSLDTVLLVPCDSPPHKPKGAVASPAERLEMLGLATRFAPQLKVSDVELSRGGTSYTIATLRHFKSQLPQTRLFLILGSDAFSEIETWKDYEQMFLETSFAIMLRGGHALHEVISRANRRLAGFLSHAPHVDSPVAGELALKSGSKIVVVHVPQVELSGSMIRRNIEKGRSIRYMVPEAVLEYINNRGLYRGD